A DNA window from Fragaria vesca subsp. vesca linkage group LG3, FraVesHawaii_1.0, whole genome shotgun sequence contains the following coding sequences:
- the LOC101291323 gene encoding crooked neck-like protein 1-like, giving the protein MGSDKDADDLTRKNKKINLPKPARVKNKTPNPIQITAEQILREAREQQEPEFRPPKQKIADPDEHADNLLRERKKFEDRIRRARQNISEWIKYATWEDKQKDLIRARSVFERAVDVDYKNSTLWIKYAEMEMKNGKKDYARNVLDRAVQYLPRVNQLWYKYVHMEEMIGNVAGARQIYERWMSWMPEKEDWLAFVKFEVRYNEVERARAIFERYVQCHHGVEAWIRYAKFEVKIGGDVLRARNVFERAVEMLADDEGSEKLFVAFAEFEEQCKNVDRARCVYKFGLDHVPKTRAEDLVKKFVCFEKRYGDREGIEDAIVGTRRFEYEDEVRKNPLNYDSWFDYIRLEESAGNRERIREVYERAIANVPPANEKRYWNRYIYLWINYALYEELDTGDVERAREVYRECLNLIPHKKFSFAKIWILAAKFEIRQLNLTAARSILGNAIGKAPKLKIFKNYIKIELQLGNIDRCRTLYHKYLLWNMQSFYAWITYAEFEKSLGETERARYLFELAISQQELDNHDEMWKAYIDFELSEFEFDRARKLYERQLDWMEQHLEVWIRYAKFEAEALAKDDDDAGFREEKKQSIKRARRVFERALDYFPASEPDKKEGRSRLLEEWLNMEASFGNLGDFSLVQPMLPKKLKRRRQIETEDGSAGYQEYIDYLFPEESEKTNLKILEAAYQWMKKRKFSPEDF; this is encoded by the coding sequence ATGGGTTCTGACAAAGACGCAGACGACCTAACACGAAAGAATAAGAAGATCAACCTACCAAAACCAGCTAGGGTTAAGAACAAAACACCAAACCCTATCCAAATCACCGCCGAGCAAATCCTCCGGGAGGCCCGTGAGCAACAGGAGCCAGAATTCCGACCTCCCAAACAGAAAATCGCAGACCCGGATGAGCATGCAGATAATCTTCTCCGAGAACGTAAGAAATTCGAGGACCGAATCCGGCGAGCAAGGCAGAATATCAGTGAGTGGATCAAGTATGCAACATGGGAGGATAAGCAGAAGGACTTGATACGTGCACGCTCTGTGTTTGAGCGAGCCGTCGATGTAGATTATAAGAACTCCACGCTTTGGATCAAGTATGCGGAGATGGAGATGAAAAACGGAAAAAAAGACTATGCTAGGAATGTGTTGGACCGTGCCGTCCAATACTTGCCGAGAGTAAACCAGCTTTGGTACAAGTATGTTCATATGGAAGAGATGATTGGGAATGTGGCCGGTGCTCGACAGATTTACGAGAGGTGGATGAGTTGGATGCCGGAGAAGGAAGACTGGCTCGCGTTTGTCAAGTTTGAGGTCCGGTATAATGAAGTCGAGCGTGCTAGAGCGATTTTCGAGAGGTATGTACAATGTCATCATGGGGTTGAAGCTTGGATTCGGTATGCCAAGTTTGAGGTGAAGATTGGTGGTGATGTTCTGAGGGCTAGGAACGTGTTTGAGAGGGCAGTTGAGATGCTGGCTGATGATGAAGGGTCCGAGAAGCTGTTTGTTGCTTTCGCTGAGTTTGAAGAGCAATGCAAAAATGTTGATCGAGCAAGGTGTGTTTATAAATTTGGATTGGATCACGTACCGAAAACTAGAGCTGAGGATCTGGTTAAGAAGTTTGTGTGCTTTGAGAAGCGATATGGGGATAGAGAAGGTATTGAGGATGCTATTGTGGGAACGAGGAGGTTTGAGTATGAGGATGAGGTTAGGAAGAATCCTCTAAACTACGACTCCTGGTTTGATTATATAAGGCTAGAAGAGAGTGCAGGGAATAGGGAAAGAATTCGAGAGGTGTACGAGAGAGCTATTGCCAATGTTCCTCCGGCTAATGAGAAGCGGTATTGGAACCGATATATTTATCTGTGGATTAATTATGCACTATATGAGGAACTTGATACCGGAGATGTGGAACGTGCACGAGAGGTCTACAGAGAGTGCCTTAATCTGATTCCTCATAAGAAATTCTCGTTTGCGAAAATATGGATTCTTGCTGCCAAGTTTGAGATTCGACAGCTGAATCTCACCGCCGCACGGAGCATTCTTGGTAATGCTATAGGCAAGGCACCTAAATTGAAGATATTTAAGAACTACATTAAAATTGAGCTGCAACTTGGAAATATAGATCGTTGTCGGACGTTGTATCATAAGTATTTGCTTTGGAATATGCAGAGTTTTTATGCATGGATCACGTATGCAGAGTTTGAGAAATCTTTAGGTGAAACAGAACGAGCAAGGTACCTTTTTGAACTCGCGATCAGCCAACAAGAGCTTGACAATCATGATGAAATGTGGAAGGCCTACATCGACTTTGAACTGTCTGAATTTGAGTTTGACAGAGCCAGAAAACTTTACGAGAGACAGCTAGACTGGATGGAGCAGCACCTGGAGGTGTGGATACGTTATGCAAAATTTGAGGCAGAAGCTCTTGCCAAGGATGATGATGATGCTGGCTTTCGTGAAGAGAAGAAACAAAGCATCAAGCGTGCTAGAAGGGTTTTTGAGAGAGCTCTCGACTATTTTCCAGCTTCAGAACCTGATAAGAAGGAAGGAAGAAGTAGGTTGTTAGAAGAATGGTTGAATATGGAAGCTAGCTTTGGGAATTTGGGTGATTTTAGCTTAGTTCAACCTATGCTGCCAAAGAAACTAAAGAGAAGGAGGCAAATAGAAACTGAAGACGGTTCTGCCGGGTACCAGGAATACATCGATTACTTGTTCCCGGAAGAAAGTGAGAAGACAAATCTCAAGATTTTAGAAGCTGCCTACCAGTGGATGAAGAAAAGAAAATTTTCTCCAGAAGATTTTTAA
- the LOC101310094 gene encoding G-type lectin S-receptor-like serine/threonine-protein kinase At1g11410-like: protein MNITFNQSIRDGDLMLSNDETFVLGFFSPDTSRKHYVGVWYKFSEDTVVWVANRDDPVNANSGILTISTDGNLVLTHGDSQGLPLWSSNVSVSPSNTNTMAQLLDSGNLVLVNQDTNHSNVLWQSFNHPTHVLLPNMKIGVDHGKNMYLTSWNSNNDPGTGNCSLKTELYGSPQIILYNNHAKWWRLSERDAVFVSDKISRQSSNGTFDIILVNNEDEVSTTWAVLDHSVHSIIVISGSGTSGSVQQLAWQGEQQAWVVVWSAPTDVCDKYGKCGPFGICNMHTANWVKCACFPGYEPNFPQDWKLREESGGCNRQHGAPSMCRNGEGFVRMENVNIPDTSNVELDKNMSLEACEQKCLNNCSCLAYASADIRNGSGCMTWYGDLMDTKQYIERQGQDLYIRANAIVAGTLFIRISSSIIPYVYLSCIDIWQYLSTYFPVFPLFS from the coding sequence ATGAACATCACTTTCAACCAATCAATCAGAGATGGTGACTTGATGCTCTCCAACGACGAGACCTTTGTACTTGGATTCTTCAGCCCTGACACATCCAGAAAACACTATGTTGGAGTCTGGTACAAGTTCTCAGAAGACACGGTTGTGTGGGTAGCTAACAGAGACGATCCTGTCAATGCTAACTCGGGAATTCTCACAATTAGTACTGATGGAAATCTCGTTTTAACGCATGGTGATAGCCAAGGCCTTCCTCTGTGGTCATCAAATGTTTCTGTCTCACCAAGTAACACTAATACCATGGCACAACTCCTGGATTCAGGAAACCTGGTTTTGGTTAATCAAGACACCAACCACAGTAATGTCTTATGGCAGAGCTTCAATCATCCTACACATGTTCTTCTTCCAAATATGAAAATTGGAGTGGACCATGGTAAGAACATGTACCTCACATCATGGAATTCAAACAATGATCCTGGAACGGGGAATTGCTCATTAAAGACAGAACTGTATGGATCCCCTCAGATAATATTGTACAACAATCATGCTAAATGGTGGCGGTTAAGTGAACGTGATGCAGTTTTTGTGAGTGATAAAATAAGCAGGCAAAGCAGCAATGGTACATTTGACATAATTCTTGTGAACAATGAAGATGAGGTTTCTACGACATGGGCTGTTCTTGACCATTCGGTTCACTCAATAATAGTGATATCTGGGTCTGGTACATCCGGATCAGTTCAACAGCTAGCATGGCAGGGAGAGCAGCAGGCGTGGGTAGTCGTTTGGTCAGCACCAACAGATGTCTGTGACAAGTATGGTAAGTGTGGCCCTTTTGGAATTTGCAATATGCACACGGCTAACTGGGTGAAATGTGCATGCTTTCCTGGATATGAACCCAACTTCCCACAGGATTGGAAATTAAGAGAAGAGTCAGGTGGGTGCAACAGGCAACACGGGGCTCCATCCATGTGTAGGAACGGTGAGGGGTTCGTAAGGATGGAAAATGTAAATATTCCAGATACTTCCAATGTCGAATTGGACAAGAATATGAGTCTGGAAGCATGTGAGCAGAAGTGTTTGAATAACTGCTCTTGCCTGGCATATGCCAGTGCAGATATCAGGAATGGAAGTGGCTGTATGACCTGGTATGGAGATTTAATGGATACTAAGCAGTATATTGAACGACAAGGACAAGACTTATACATACGTGCCAATGCAATAGTAGCAGGTACTTTATTCATAAGAATTTCTTCATCTATCATCCCATATGTTTATTTGTCATGCATTGATATTTGGCAATATCTGAGTACTTATTTCCCTGTTTTCCCACTCTTTAGCTAA
- the LOC101291612 gene encoding G-type lectin S-receptor-like serine/threonine-protein kinase RKS1-like, with translation MSFSIEPFIQIMLILFLLLLASPTCQLPLDALTPNQPVRDGDVLVSSRKIFALGFFSPGNSQHRYVGVWYNNVPNQTVVWVANRDNPVNDSSAVLSINGDGGLVIHGNDSSNPLWSANVTLSSPNNSTAKLLDTGNLVLLENESQRLIWQGFDYPSNILLPYMKLGYNRRSRMNWLLTTWKSQDDPGTGNCSYGISPTGLPQLVLHQGGAPRYRTLIGFYTGKLWRGSVSYINNEDEVSVMYVPDNESTLTARTTLDESGILERSAWNDRVHEWNMYWSAPVERCDMYGQCGPNGNCNPYDVDAIHCTCLPGYEPKSLDGWYDWYWKGASGGCLRRNGGVSMCGNGEGFVKVERVKIPDLSKASFDMNLNLKECEQVCLKNCSCMAYSSSDEGSGCVTWPGDLMDIRTLADAGQVLYVRVDAIVLAQYAKKSNDLSTKGKVTVSLASVLVLFLVFSLVVWLVRRKRNGTRRQNEFIFGHSIGSYQGQSSGRTNVDDTRPDLPFFDLTIVAAATNNFSIENKLGTGGFGSVYKGVLSNGKEIAVKRLSQNSCQGTEEFKNEVLLISKLQHRNLVRILGCCVQDEEKMIIYEYLPNKSLDFFIFNESNKADLDWTRRFEIICGIVRGILYLHQDSRLRIIHRDLKASNILLDASMNPKIADFEYALRGRFSVKSDVYSFGVLLLEIITGRKNRVYYQEESPDSNLVEHVWNLWLESNALEVVDPSLGESYPRNEVLRCIHIALLCVQEYAIDRPTMSAVLNMLGNDAALPSPRQSAFLLQRNATSGDSSTKDGADSVNDVTCTMVEAR, from the exons ATGAGTTTCAGTATCGAACCGTTTATCCAGATAATGCTTATTCTCTTCCTTCTTCTTCTAGCTTCTCCAACTTGCCAGCTTCCCCTTGACGCCCTTACGCCAAACCAACCCGTCAGAGACGGCGACGTTTTAGTCTCTAGCAGGAAAATCTTTGCGCTAGGGTTCTTCAGCCCCGGAAATTCCCAGCACCGCTATGTTGGAGTTTGGTACAACAATGTTCCAAACCAAACCGTAGTCTGGGTTGCCAACAGAGACAACCCAGTTAATGATTCCTCTGCAGTGCTATCGATCAATGGTGATGGAGGCCTCGTCATACACGGAAATGACTCAAGTAACCCTCTTTGGTCAGCAAACGTTACTCTCTCTTCACCAAACAATTCTACAGCCAAGCTTTTGGATACAGGAAATCTTGTTTTGCTTGAGAATGAAAGCCAAAGGTTAATATGGCAAGGCTTCGATTACCCCTCAAATATTCTCCTTCCATATATGAAACTTGGATATAACAGACGGTCCAGGATGAACTGGTTACTAACAACTTGGAAGTCCCAAGATGACCCAGGAACAGGCAACTGTTCTTATGGGATCAGCCCAACTGGGCTCCCGCAACTAGTTTTGCACCAAGGTGGAGCTCCCCGGTATCGGACTCTAATCGGATTTTATACTGGGAAGCTATGGAGGGGTTCGGTGAGTTACATCAACAATGAAGATGAGGTTTCCGTCATGTATGTTCCAGACAATGAGTCAACTTTAACAGCAAGGACTACGCTAGATGAATCAGGAATCTTGGAACGGTCCGCATGGAATGATCGAGTACATGAATGGAACATGTACTGGTCTGCTCCGGTAGAGCGTTGTGATATGTATGGACAGTGCGGTCCGAATGGAAACTGTAACCCTTACGATGTGGATGCCATCCATTGCACTTGCTTACCCGGTTATGAACCAAAGTCACTAGATGGTTGGTATGATTGGTACTGGAAAGGTGCATCGGGTGGGTGCTTAAGGCGAAATGGAGGAGTGTCAATGTGTGGAAATGGGGAAGGATTTGTAAAGGTGGAACGTGTGAAAATACCGGACTTGTCTAAGGCAAGTTTTGACATGAACTTGAATTTGAAGGAATGTGAGCAAGTGTGCTTGAAAAATTGTTCTTGCATGGCATACTCGAGTTCTGATGAGGGCAGCGGATGTGTGACTTGGCCAGGGGATTTGATGGACATAAGAACACTTGCTGATGCTGGCCAAGTATTATATGTGAGAGTTGATGCAATTGTCTTAG CTCAATATGCAAAGAAGTCGAATGATCTTAGCACGAAGGGAAAAGTGACAGTTTCGCTGGCATCTGTTCTGGTGCTCTTTCTTGTGTTTTCTCTAGTGGTTTGGTTGGTAAGGAGGAAGAGAAATG GTACAAGAAGACAAAATGAATTTATATTTGGACACAGCATAGGGTCATACCAGGGGCAATCTAGTGGTAGAACAAATGTTGATGATACTAGGCCAGATCTACCATTCTTTGATCTCACAATCGTAGCAGCAGCAACAAATAATTTCTCTATTGAAAACAAGCTTGGAACAGGTGGTTTTGGCTCTGTCTATAAG GGCGTGCTTTCTAATGGAAAGGAAATAGCAGTGAAAAGACTATCGCAGAATTCATGCCAAGGAACTGAAGAATTCAAAAATGAAGTGTTGCTGATCTCAAAACTCCAACATAGGAACCTTGTCAGAATTTTAGGTTGTTGCGTTCAAGATGAGGAGAAGATGATTATCTATGAATACTTGCCAAACAAAAGTTTGGACTTCTTCATTTTCA ATGAATCCAACAAAGCTGATTTAGATTGGACGAGACGCTTTGAAATCATTTGTGGAATTGTTAGAGGGATCTTGTATCTTCATCAAGATTCAAGATTAAGAATCATCCATAGAGATCTAAAGGCCAGCAATATTCTGCTAGACGCTTCCATGAATCCCAAAATTGCGGACTTTG AGTATGCATTGCGAGGACGATTTTCTGTAAAATCAGATGTATATAGCTTTGGGGTTTTGCTACTGGAAATCATTACGGGCAGAAAGAACAGAGTTTATTACCAAGAGGAATCTCCAGACTCAAATTTGGTCGAACAT GTTTGGAACTTGTGGCTTGAAAGTAATGCCTTGGAAGTCGTTGATCCATCTCTGGGTGAATCATACCCTAGGAATGAAGTCCTGAGATGTATCCACATTGCTCTCTTGTGTGTGCAAGAGTATGCAATTGACCGGCCAACCATGTCTGCAGTTCTTAACATGTTAGGTAATGACGCAGCACTTCCTTCACCTAGACAATCTGCATTTCTGTTGCAGAGAAATGCTACTAGTGGAGATTCATCAACCAAAGATGGAGCTGATTCTGTAAATGACGTGACATGTACTATGGTAGAAGCTCGATAA
- the LOC101291908 gene encoding G-type lectin S-receptor-like serine/threonine-protein kinase At1g11410-like, which yields MNSAADCYISLLLTFLLLQCSNSSDNITPNKPITDGVVLVSSGKIFALGFFSPGNSSKRFVGVWYNNVPNQTVVWVANRNRPLNDTSGLLAVHGNGGLVIYGKDRGTPIWSANVTLNPPGNFLAKILDTGNLVLHDNTSQSVSWQSFDYPTNTMLPGMKLMVDRRSGLNRFLTSWKSKDDPGTGNCSYRVDPDGLPQMFLYKDGAPRWRSEITSWNSKTWKDVMRYFNNQDEVSLMSVVNTNSSIPPRTVLHESGVVEWYAWNDLLQQWTKYWSAPSDRCDSYGQCGLNGKCDPYRVEDRVVTLGCSCLPGFGPKSPTHWKMRNGSDGCIRETREANMCRNGEGFVKVENVKIPNSSRARVNMNVSLKGCEQECLRNCSCTAYSGADESSEENGCVTWYGDLMDTSTILDGGQDLYVRVNASVLGSTYFAESDNTNSDLPFFNLTIIGAATNNFSVENMIGTGGFGSVYKGTLSNGTEIAVKRLSENSGQGIQEFKNEVMLIAKLQHRNLVRIFGCCVQDKEKMLIYEHLPNRSLDLFIFNETNRALLDWTKRCEIIHGIARGLLYMHQDSRLRIIHRDLKASNVLLDASMNPKIADFGLAKIFRGDQSECEANTNRVVGTYGYMSPEYAMEGIFSLKSDVYSFGVLVLEIITGQKNTRQFHTQYQNTNLVKYVWNLWKEGNVLEVVDPFLGVSYPVNEVLRCIQIAFLCVQEYATDRPNMSAVLLMLSNDADLPSPKRRTAYSLLEISDDSGEWSSRVRADPVNELI from the exons ATGAACTCTGCTGCTGATTGTTATATCAGCTTATTGCTTACCTTCCTTCTTCTCCAGTGTTCCAACTCCTCTGACAACATTACTCCAAACAAGCCCATTACAGACGGCGTTGTTCTCGTCTCGAGCGGGAAAATCTTTGCACTTGGATTCTTCAGCCCAGGAAATTCCAGCAAGCGTTTCGTCGGAGTCTGGTATAACAATGTTCCCAACCAAACAGTTGTGTGGGTTGCAAACAGAAACAGACCTCTCAACGATACCAGTGGACTCCTAGCAGTACATGGAAACGGAGGGCTTGTCATCTATGGAAAGGACCGAGGTACCCCCATATGGTCCGCTAATGTTACTCTAAATCCACCCGGTAATTTCTTAGCCAAGATTTTGGATACAGGTAATCTTGTTTTGCATGATAATACGAGCCAAAGTGTTTCGTGGCAAAGCTTTGATTATCCCACAAATACAATGCTTCCAGGAATGAAACTTATGGTGGACCGGCGGTCCGGTTTGAACCGGTTCCTGACATCTTGGAAGTCTAAAGATGATCCGGGCACCGGGAACTGTTCGTACCGGGTTGATCCAGATGGCTTGCCGCAGATGTTTCTTTACAAGGATGGAGCTCCACGGTGGCGATCCGAGATAACTTCTTGGAACAGCAAGACATGGAAAGATGTGATGCGTTACTTCAACAATCAAGATGAGGTCTCTCTTATGTCTGTCGTTAACACCAATTCCTCAATCCCACCGAGGACGGTGCTGCATGAATCAGGAGTCGTTGAATGGTATGCTTGGAATGATCTATTACAACAATGGACCAAGTACTGGTCTGCCCCAAGTGATCGGTGTGATAGCTATGGACAGTGTGGTTTAAATGGTAAATGTGACCCTTACCGTGTTGAAGACAGGGTGGTTACCCTCGGCTGCTCTTGCCTACCCGGGTTCGGACCGAAGTCGCCGACTCACTGGAAAATGAGAAATGGCTCGGACGGGTGCATAAGGGAGACAAGAGAGGCAAACATGTGTAGGAATGGGGAAGGGTTTGTGAAGGTGGAAAATGTGAAAATACCAAACTCGTCGAGGGCACGCGTGAATATGAACGTGAGTTTGAAAGGGTGTGAGCAGGAGTGCTTGAGGAACTGTTCTTGCACGGCGTACTCCGGTGCCGATGAGAGCAGCGAGGAGAATGGATGTGTAACATGGTATGGTGACTTGATGGACACAAGTACTATTTTGGATGGTGGTCAAGATTTATATGTCCGAGTTAATGCAAGTGTCTTAG GGTCAACATACTTTGCAGAATCTGATAATACAAACTCAGATTTACCATTCTTTAATCTAACAATCATCGGAGCCGCGACGAACAATTTCTCTGTTGAAAACATGATTGGAACAGGCGGCTTTGGCTCTGTTTATAAG GGGACCCTTTCGAATGGAACGGAAATAGCAGTAAAACGACTTTCAGAGAATTCAGGTCAAGGAATTCAGGAGTTTAAGAATGAAGTCATGTTGATAGCAAAACTCCAACACAGAAATCTTGTGAGAATATTTGGTTGTTGTGTTCAAGATAAAGAGAAAATGCTAATCTATGAACACTTGCCGAATAGAAGCTTGGACCTTTTCATTTTCA ATGAAACCAATAGAGCACTTTTAGATTGGACAAAACGTTGTGAGATTATTCATGGGATTGCTCGAGGACTCTTATATATGCATCAAGATTCAAGGTTAAGAATCATCCATAGAGATCTGAAGGCTAGCAACGTTCTACTGGATGCTTCGATGAATCCGAAGATTGCAGATTTTGGTCTGGCGAAAATATTTAGGGGAGATCAAAGTGAATGTGAAGCAAATACAAACCGTGTGGTTGGAACATA TGGTTATATGTCACCAGAGTATGCAATGGAAGGAATATTTTCACTAAAGTCGGATGTTTATAGTTTTGGGGTTCTAGTACTGGAAATCATTACTGGTCAAAAGAACACTAGGCAGTTCCATACACAATATCAGAACACAAATCTGGTTAAATAT GTATGGAACTTGTGGAAAGAAGGTAATGTCTTGGAAGTCGTTGATCCATTTCTCGGCGTATCATACCCTGTCAATGAAGTTCTCCGATGTATCCAAATCGCCTTCTTGTGCGTGCAAGAGTATGCTACTGACCGGCCAAACATGTCAGCGGTTCTTCTAATGTTGAGTAACGATGCAGATCTTCCTTCACCAAAACGACGGACTGCGTATTCATTGTTGGAGATAAGTGATGACAGTGGAGAATGGTCAAGCCGTGTAAGAGCTGATCCCGTAAATGAACTGATATGA